One region of Chryseobacterium sp. C-71 genomic DNA includes:
- a CDS encoding lmo0937 family membrane protein has translation MRSLLWLVAVICIIVWLLGMLNVVPGIGTSSLVHVLLVIAVIVVLYNIISGRKPLD, from the coding sequence ATGAGAAGTTTATTATGGTTAGTCGCAGTGATTTGTATTATCGTTTGGCTTTTAGGTATGTTGAATGTAGTACCAGGAATCGGAACCAGTTCTTTAGTTCATGTACTATTAGTAATTGCAGTTATTGTAGTACTTTACAATATTATTAGTGGAAGAAAACCGCTTGATTAA
- the pyk gene encoding pyruvate kinase gives MNKYLKKTKIIATLGPASSSKEVMLGLMKAGVDVFRINFSHADYDLVRSNIQTIRELNKEYGYSVGILADLQGPKLRVGVVKEGSYLNPGDVLTFTNEKIEGDSTKVYMTYQQFPQDVNVGERILIDDGKLVLEVLETNKIDTVKAKTIQGGPLSSKKGVNLPNTNVSLPALTEKDILDANFMLDMEVDWIALSFVRHAQDIIDLKELMSKHPNGKFKTPIIAKIEKPEGVKNIDQILLECDGLMVARGDLGVEVPMEEVPAIQKTLVEKARFYSKPVIIATQMMETMINSLTPTRAEVNDVANSVLDGADAVMLSGETSVGRYPIQVVENMAKIVQNIEQTNFYQHKNEPIEKDFNCIDERFITNRVCLAAVRIAKSTNVSAIVTLTNSGYTAFQISAHRPNSHIIVYSANKRVITMLNLLWGVRAYHYDMHKSTDETIIQVNMLTHNHGYIETGDFVININATPSYEGGKTNTLRLTTV, from the coding sequence ATGAATAAGTATTTAAAGAAGACAAAAATTATTGCAACGCTTGGGCCTGCTTCCTCATCAAAGGAAGTAATGTTAGGATTGATGAAAGCTGGTGTTGACGTATTTAGAATAAATTTTTCACACGCAGATTACGATTTAGTTCGTTCTAATATTCAAACCATCAGAGAGCTTAATAAGGAATACGGATATTCTGTAGGAATTTTAGCCGATTTACAAGGACCAAAACTTAGGGTTGGAGTTGTAAAAGAAGGTTCATACCTAAATCCAGGTGACGTTTTGACGTTTACCAACGAAAAGATTGAAGGAGATTCTACGAAAGTATATATGACGTATCAGCAATTTCCTCAAGATGTGAATGTTGGAGAAAGAATCTTGATCGACGATGGAAAATTGGTTTTAGAAGTTCTTGAAACGAATAAAATTGATACTGTAAAAGCTAAAACAATTCAAGGTGGACCGTTGAGCTCTAAAAAAGGAGTTAACCTTCCTAACACGAACGTTTCGCTTCCTGCATTGACTGAAAAGGATATCCTGGATGCCAATTTCATGTTGGATATGGAAGTTGACTGGATTGCCCTTTCTTTTGTGCGTCACGCACAAGATATCATCGATTTGAAAGAATTGATGTCTAAGCACCCGAACGGTAAATTTAAAACACCAATCATCGCTAAGATTGAAAAGCCTGAAGGTGTAAAAAATATTGATCAAATCTTATTGGAATGCGACGGATTAATGGTTGCTCGTGGAGATCTTGGTGTAGAAGTTCCTATGGAAGAAGTCCCTGCGATTCAGAAAACTTTGGTGGAGAAAGCAAGATTCTATTCTAAGCCGGTAATTATCGCTACCCAAATGATGGAAACGATGATCAACAGTTTGACACCAACAAGAGCGGAAGTAAATGACGTTGCCAATTCTGTACTAGATGGTGCTGATGCCGTAATGCTTTCTGGGGAGACTTCTGTAGGTAGATACCCTATTCAGGTTGTTGAAAATATGGCGAAAATTGTTCAGAATATTGAGCAGACTAATTTTTACCAACATAAAAATGAGCCGATTGAAAAAGACTTTAACTGTATTGATGAGAGATTTATCACAAACAGAGTTTGTCTTGCTGCAGTAAGAATTGCAAAGAGTACCAACGTTTCTGCGATTGTCACTTTAACCAATTCAGGATATACTGCTTTCCAGATTTCTGCTCACAGACCCAATTCTCACATCATTGTTTACAGTGCCAACAAGCGTGTAATCACGATGCTGAACTTACTTTGGGGAGTTCGTGCTTATCATTACGATATGCATAAATCTACTGATGAAACAATTATTCAGGTAAATATGCTGACACACAATCATGGTTATATTGAGACCGGAGATTTTGTAATCAACATCAACGCTACCCCATCTTACGAAGGCGGAAAGACGAATACTTTGAGACTAACAACAGTTTAA
- a CDS encoding IPExxxVDY family protein, with product MEIQKLYDLDDIEFEDITIGLVRLAKNIPDHEFFFKINQGNDLKFSRIKDLVFHGVYYDYYFPRYEAYHKFTKTCFTFISNKSSDSKQKKLQTELFSEEENIKFLLNNQTEVEYILHSPEQFTDFSVILLPENLVFPIQDYNLSSEDELYQIIQYYE from the coding sequence TTGGAAATCCAAAAACTGTATGATCTTGACGATATAGAATTTGAAGATATTACCATTGGTTTGGTAAGATTAGCTAAAAATATACCCGATCACGAGTTTTTTTTCAAAATAAATCAAGGGAACGATCTGAAATTTTCAAGAATTAAAGATCTTGTTTTTCACGGCGTTTACTATGATTATTATTTTCCAAGATATGAAGCATACCACAAGTTTACAAAGACTTGCTTCACTTTTATTTCTAATAAATCTTCAGACAGTAAACAAAAAAAGTTACAAACTGAACTCTTCTCAGAAGAAGAAAACATTAAATTTTTATTAAATAATCAGACAGAAGTAGAATATATTCTGCATAGTCCGGAACAATTCACTGATTTTTCCGTAATTTTGCTGCCTGAAAATCTTGTGTTTCCAATTCAAGATTACAATCTGAGTTCTGAGGATGAACTCTATCAAATAATACAGTATTATGAATAA
- the rpsU gene encoding 30S ribosomal protein S21: MLIIPVKDGESIDRALKKYKRKFDKTGTVRQLRSRQAFIKPSVTLRQSRLKAAYKQRGLSKEEQA; the protein is encoded by the coding sequence ATGTTAATAATACCTGTAAAGGATGGTGAATCCATCGATAGAGCACTTAAAAAATACAAGAGAAAATTTGATAAAACTGGTACAGTTCGTCAATTAAGATCTAGACAAGCTTTTATTAAGCCTTCTGTAACTCTTAGACAATCTAGGCTGAAAGCAGCTTATAAGCAAAGAGGATTAAGCAAGGAAGAACAAGCTTAA
- the hutG gene encoding formimidoylglutamase, which produces MIWQGRLDGEEPLFHRLFQRVQEAENHDLIITNDFVLHGFAVDEGVKRNKGRVGAKDAPDIIRKNMANFPVILPDFSMLDFGNITCENGDLEKAQNALAENVAQVLAKGAKSLVLGGGHEVTFAHYSGIRNAFPDKKIGIINIDAHFDNRRPEEGVGASSGTGFWQIAQEENNHTLHIGIQRNSNTLKLFDTAHQFGMKYILADELFFENLPSVYERITELIESVDVVYLTICMDVFNASIAPGVSAAAYNGLFTDAAFMHFYKHILKSEKLIALDVAEVNPQYDIQERTSRLAASLVNEWLMI; this is translated from the coding sequence ATGATCTGGCAAGGAAGATTAGACGGAGAAGAACCATTGTTTCACAGACTTTTTCAGCGTGTGCAGGAAGCGGAAAATCATGATCTTATTATAACTAATGATTTCGTTTTACATGGTTTTGCGGTGGATGAAGGTGTTAAAAGAAACAAAGGCAGAGTAGGGGCGAAAGATGCACCAGATATTATCAGAAAAAACATGGCCAATTTCCCAGTGATTTTGCCGGATTTTTCGATGCTTGATTTTGGAAATATTACCTGTGAAAACGGAGATTTAGAAAAAGCTCAAAATGCTCTTGCAGAAAATGTTGCTCAGGTTTTGGCTAAAGGAGCGAAGTCTCTTGTATTAGGTGGCGGTCATGAAGTCACTTTTGCTCATTACTCAGGAATTAGAAATGCTTTTCCCGATAAAAAAATTGGAATCATCAATATCGATGCTCATTTTGATAACAGAAGGCCTGAAGAGGGTGTAGGAGCAAGTTCCGGAACTGGATTTTGGCAAATTGCACAGGAAGAAAACAATCACACATTGCATATTGGGATTCAGCGAAATTCAAATACATTAAAATTGTTTGATACCGCTCATCAGTTTGGGATGAAGTATATTTTGGCAGACGAATTGTTTTTTGAAAATCTTCCTTCGGTTTACGAGCGTATTACTGAGTTGATAGAGTCTGTGGATGTGGTTTATCTAACGATTTGCATGGATGTTTTCAATGCCTCGATCGCTCCCGGAGTTTCGGCCGCAGCTTATAACGGATTGTTTACGGATGCAGCATTTATGCATTTTTATAAGCATATTCTAAAGAGTGAAAAACTTATAGCATTAGATGTTGCTGAAGTTAATCCTCAATATGATATTCAGGAAAGAACATCGAGATTAGCAGCGAGTTTGGTGAATGAATGGCTGATGATCTAA
- a CDS encoding acyl carrier protein, with the protein MSDIASRVKAIIADKLDVEETEVTPEASFTNDLGADSLDTVELIMEFEKEFNIQIPDDQAEKITTVGHAIAYIEEVVNK; encoded by the coding sequence ATGTCAGACATTGCATCAAGAGTAAAAGCTATCATCGCTGATAAGCTTGACGTTGAAGAAACAGAGGTAACTCCAGAGGCTAGCTTCACAAATGATTTAGGAGCTGACTCTTTGGATACCGTTGAGTTAATCATGGAATTTGAAAAAGAATTTAACATTCAGATCCCTGATGACCAAGCAGAAAAAATTACTACTGTAGGGCACGCTATTGCTTACATTGAAGAAGTAGTAAATAAATAA
- the rnc gene encoding ribonuclease III has product MELQKYFSKFLLKQRKKVLTERDYFLSIELNKILGTPVQNINFYREAFSIKSSSKNQDSNYERLEFLGDSVLGTIVSCHLFSTYPKGNEGYMTQMKSKIVNRKNLNKLGEDLKLTDLLQKNNNSAALGENISGNLFEALVGAVYLDFQYDTCKRIVLERLLTPSEINKLENKIVSYKGLLLEWSQKKKVNIKYETCEEIQVNKSIVFRCHVWLGDEKIANATETSKKKAEEKSAQRAFYILNKKENILGNPKTV; this is encoded by the coding sequence ATGGAGTTACAGAAATACTTTTCTAAATTCCTTCTCAAACAAAGAAAAAAAGTATTAACGGAAAGAGATTATTTCCTGAGCATTGAGCTTAATAAAATTTTAGGCACACCCGTTCAGAATATTAACTTTTACCGCGAAGCTTTTTCTATTAAAAGTTCTTCTAAAAATCAAGACAGTAACTACGAAAGACTTGAGTTTTTGGGAGATTCTGTTTTGGGTACAATTGTTTCATGTCATTTGTTCAGCACTTACCCCAAAGGTAACGAAGGATATATGACACAGATGAAATCTAAAATTGTAAATAGGAAGAATCTGAATAAATTAGGAGAAGATTTAAAACTTACCGATCTTTTACAAAAAAACAACAATTCTGCTGCTTTAGGAGAGAATATTTCAGGTAATCTCTTTGAAGCTTTAGTAGGAGCTGTTTACCTTGATTTTCAATATGATACCTGCAAAAGAATTGTATTGGAGCGACTTCTTACGCCGTCAGAAATCAATAAGCTTGAAAACAAAATTGTAAGCTACAAAGGTCTTCTGCTGGAATGGAGTCAAAAGAAAAAGGTCAACATCAAGTACGAAACCTGTGAAGAAATTCAGGTGAACAAGAGTATTGTTTTCCGCTGTCACGTGTGGTTAGGTGATGAAAAAATCGCCAACGCTACCGAAACTTCCAAAAAGAAAGCCGAAGAAAAATCGGCACAGAGAGCATTTTATATTTTAAATAAAAAAGAAAATATACTTGGAAATCCAAAAACTGTATGA
- a CDS encoding aldehyde dehydrogenase family protein — MEQSIESKLIKADKAFIGWKKVSFADRQKLIAKAAELFKAKSEEFGTIITKEMNKPISQSISEVEKCALMMNYYAEAENVLQAEKIESEYKISEIHYVPKGVILGVMPWNFPFWQVLRFATPAILAGNTVVLKHASICFGSGNAIEKIFLEAGFPEGVFQNLEVGHKEVKEILEHPIIKGVSLTGSEKAGAEVASIAGQKIKKSLLELGGSDAFIVLDDADLDEAAKVGALARLQNCGQTCVAAKRFIIQKDIEFDFLPKFIEEYKKYVPADPMKEETKLGGMARPDLADDLEKQYQKALDNGAEALIPLERISDIEFNPGLISVKEGNPILQEELFGPLGMIMIAQNDDEALDMANNIPFGLSNSVWTQNTDRQQFFINELESGTVNINRMTSSDPRFPFGGTKSSGYGTELSLLALKEFVTAKTILGK, encoded by the coding sequence ATGGAACAATCAATCGAAAGTAAACTCATAAAAGCAGACAAAGCTTTTATAGGGTGGAAGAAAGTATCTTTTGCAGACAGACAAAAACTTATTGCAAAAGCTGCAGAATTATTTAAAGCAAAGTCAGAAGAATTTGGCACCATCATTACCAAAGAAATGAATAAACCCATTTCGCAATCTATCTCAGAAGTAGAAAAATGTGCGTTGATGATGAATTATTATGCAGAAGCTGAAAACGTTTTACAAGCCGAAAAAATAGAATCTGAATATAAAATTTCTGAAATTCATTATGTTCCGAAAGGGGTAATCTTGGGAGTTATGCCGTGGAATTTTCCTTTCTGGCAGGTTTTAAGATTCGCAACACCTGCAATTTTAGCTGGAAATACTGTTGTTCTGAAACATGCTTCAATATGTTTCGGAAGTGGAAATGCGATTGAAAAAATATTTTTGGAAGCTGGTTTTCCGGAAGGTGTTTTTCAGAACTTAGAAGTGGGTCACAAAGAAGTAAAGGAAATTCTTGAACATCCGATAATTAAGGGTGTAAGTCTTACCGGAAGCGAAAAAGCGGGTGCTGAAGTAGCATCAATTGCCGGACAGAAAATCAAAAAATCTTTGCTTGAATTGGGCGGAAGCGATGCTTTCATCGTTTTAGATGATGCGGATTTAGATGAAGCCGCAAAAGTAGGTGCTCTGGCAAGACTTCAAAACTGTGGACAGACGTGTGTTGCAGCAAAAAGATTTATCATTCAAAAAGATATTGAATTTGATTTTTTACCTAAATTTATCGAAGAATATAAAAAATATGTTCCTGCCGATCCGATGAAGGAAGAAACCAAATTAGGCGGTATGGCAAGGCCGGATTTGGCAGACGATTTAGAAAAGCAATATCAAAAAGCTTTAGATAATGGGGCAGAAGCGCTTATTCCTTTAGAGAGAATTTCTGATATAGAATTTAATCCTGGATTAATCAGTGTGAAAGAAGGCAATCCTATTTTACAGGAAGAACTGTTCGGTCCTTTGGGAATGATCATGATTGCTCAGAACGATGATGAAGCTTTAGATATGGCTAACAATATTCCTTTCGGATTATCAAATTCAGTTTGGACACAAAATACAGACCGTCAGCAATTTTTCATCAATGAATTGGAATCAGGAACGGTGAATATCAATAGAATGACGAGTTCTGACCCACGTTTCCCGTTTGGAGGTACAAAGTCTTCAGGATACGGAACGGAGCTTTCTTTATTGGCTTTAAAAGAGTTTGTAACGGCAAAGACTATTTTAGGGAAATAA
- the fabF gene encoding beta-ketoacyl-ACP synthase II codes for MELKRVVVTGFGALTPIGNNANEYWESLLKGESGAAPTTLFDATNFKTRFACEVKNFDPLDHFDKKDAKKMDRNTQLGMVAAREAVAHSRIMEDNVDKHRVGVIWGSGIGGLETFETEVLGWANTDIPRFNPFFIPKMIADITPGHISIEYGFHGPNYTTVSACASSANALIDSKMLIQLGKADVIVCGGSEAAVTASGVGGFNAMMALSTRNDDPKTASRPFDKDRDGFVLGEGAGAIILEEYEHAVKRGATIYAELLGGGMSADAHHMTAPHPEGLGAYLVMKNCLEDAGLTADEVDHINMHGTSTPLGDQAESSAISKLFGEHAYNIQINSTKSMTGHLLGAAGVIEAIAALGAIIHGIVPPTINHFTDDEKIDSRLDFTFNKAVKKDVKVAMSNTFGFGGHNACVLFKKI; via the coding sequence ATGGAATTAAAAAGAGTAGTTGTAACCGGTTTTGGCGCCTTAACACCCATCGGTAATAATGCGAATGAATACTGGGAAAGCCTGTTAAAAGGTGAGAGCGGAGCCGCTCCGACGACTCTTTTTGATGCCACAAACTTTAAAACAAGGTTTGCTTGCGAGGTGAAAAACTTCGATCCGCTGGATCATTTCGATAAGAAAGACGCCAAAAAGATGGATCGTAACACTCAACTTGGTATGGTAGCTGCCCGTGAGGCAGTTGCTCATTCAAGGATTATGGAAGACAATGTAGACAAACACAGAGTCGGAGTTATCTGGGGTTCCGGAATTGGTGGTTTAGAAACTTTTGAAACTGAGGTTTTAGGATGGGCAAACACGGATATTCCGAGATTCAACCCATTTTTCATTCCTAAAATGATTGCGGACATTACACCGGGACATATTTCAATAGAATATGGTTTCCACGGTCCCAATTATACTACTGTTTCAGCTTGTGCTTCATCTGCAAATGCATTGATTGATTCTAAAATGCTGATCCAATTAGGAAAGGCAGACGTTATTGTTTGCGGAGGCTCAGAAGCTGCCGTTACAGCAAGTGGCGTTGGTGGTTTCAATGCGATGATGGCACTTTCTACAAGAAATGACGATCCGAAAACAGCTTCAAGACCTTTTGACAAAGACAGAGATGGTTTTGTATTGGGTGAAGGTGCAGGAGCAATCATTCTTGAAGAATATGAACACGCTGTAAAGCGTGGTGCAACGATATATGCAGAATTATTAGGTGGCGGTATGAGTGCAGATGCACATCACATGACGGCACCACATCCTGAAGGTTTGGGAGCTTATTTAGTAATGAAAAATTGTTTGGAAGATGCAGGATTAACTGCTGATGAAGTAGACCACATCAATATGCATGGTACCTCTACTCCATTAGGAGATCAGGCAGAATCTAGCGCAATTTCTAAATTATTTGGTGAGCACGCCTACAACATTCAGATTAATTCTACAAAATCAATGACTGGTCACCTTCTGGGTGCTGCCGGAGTTATTGAAGCTATTGCTGCTTTGGGAGCTATTATTCATGGTATTGTTCCTCCTACAATCAATCACTTTACAGATGATGAAAAGATCGACAGCCGATTGGATTTCACATTCAATAAAGCGGTGAAGAAAGATGTGAAAGTAGCGATGAGTAACACTTTCGGGTTTGGTGGGCACAACGCTTGCGTTCTATTCAAGAAAATCTAA
- a CDS encoding tyrosine-type recombinase/integrase codes for MREKFLDYLQLEKRYSPHTITSYRKDLDDFFSFYLKTEGSENIVKANKKTIRNFIVELSENDISKRSINRKLSSLRSFYLFLLRLGEIEVSPVETVTSLKFYAEKQIPMSMEEMETLQDKILVNVDDVLEKCIVEVLYQTGIRKAELCGLIFESVDLEGKQLKILGKGNKERYVPISPDLAKLLKSYFEIRKPHEDFRQYFFVNKKGKKLTEKFVYVVVNKYLSLVTSKEKRSPHILRHSFATHVLDNGAEISKVKEILGHSSLASTQVYTNANIEQLKKVFNQAHPRAVKKEEL; via the coding sequence ATGCGAGAGAAGTTTTTAGACTATCTACAGCTTGAGAAGAGGTATTCGCCTCATACCATTACAAGTTATCGTAAGGATCTTGATGATTTTTTTTCTTTTTATCTTAAAACAGAAGGTTCAGAAAACATTGTCAAGGCCAACAAAAAAACAATCAGAAATTTTATCGTTGAACTCAGTGAGAATGATATTTCAAAGAGAAGTATCAATCGCAAACTGTCTTCGCTCCGTAGTTTTTATCTTTTTCTCTTAAGATTAGGCGAAATTGAAGTTTCTCCTGTGGAGACTGTCACTTCCCTTAAATTTTATGCAGAGAAGCAAATTCCCATGTCAATGGAGGAAATGGAGACGCTTCAGGATAAGATTTTAGTCAATGTTGACGATGTTTTAGAAAAATGCATCGTTGAGGTTTTATATCAGACGGGAATCAGAAAAGCTGAGCTTTGTGGCTTAATATTTGAAAGTGTAGATCTAGAAGGCAAACAGTTGAAGATTTTGGGTAAAGGAAATAAAGAACGTTATGTTCCTATTTCTCCTGACTTAGCAAAACTACTCAAAAGCTATTTCGAAATCAGAAAACCTCACGAAGATTTTAGACAATATTTCTTTGTCAACAAAAAGGGGAAAAAACTGACAGAAAAATTTGTTTATGTAGTGGTTAATAAGTACCTTAGTCTTGTTACTTCGAAGGAAAAAAGAAGTCCGCATATCTTAAGACATAGCTTTGCTACGCATGTTTTAGACAATGGGGCAGAGATATCTAAAGTAAAAGAAATATTAGGGCATTCTAGTCTTGCAAGCACTCAGGTGTACACGAATGCCAATATAGAACAGTTGAAAAAAGTGTTTAATCAAGCTCATCCAAGAGCTGTTAAAAAAGAAGAATTATGA
- a CDS encoding PKD domain-containing protein produces MKKNNTNLLHNIDSKVYLSLGILLLLSLLVFSFQYSRHVDCENAKYIIHSDEFMINRVVEFYDNTDGAKSWEWDFGDSTAVDFRQRTLHKYKKPGDYIVKLKINGNCVHEKLITISSISQQTGYLPIIKSPNVVTVGELISFDADKEDGESWEWSFGENGGTDALDKNPSYKFKSIGEKKITLIVNGDVEHTAVKTIYVAPKTIKAKQKIDMKSYEFEKPHVAFSLPVGNAQKDPLVDMLQYIPVSPKSKLKKDSISVENKAPEISNEQLQLLLNQVAAQLKTKDDFKDYLCGRYDIPVVANDKKLIPFEQFCQLIAGKKIKITALRINKDQKNCIQNLNIQYKVKKYMVWMKE; encoded by the coding sequence ATGAAAAAAAATAATACCAATCTACTCCATAATATTGATTCTAAAGTCTATCTCAGTTTAGGGATTCTTTTATTATTAAGTTTACTTGTTTTTTCCTTTCAATATTCAAGACATGTAGATTGTGAAAATGCTAAATATATTATCCACTCAGATGAATTTATGATTAATCGTGTGGTAGAATTCTATGACAATACTGATGGTGCCAAATCTTGGGAATGGGATTTTGGTGACAGTACAGCAGTAGATTTTAGGCAAAGAACACTTCATAAATACAAAAAACCAGGAGATTATATTGTTAAATTGAAAATTAACGGTAATTGTGTTCACGAAAAGCTTATAACCATTTCCAGCATCAGCCAACAAACAGGTTATTTACCTATTATAAAAAGTCCAAATGTTGTTACCGTCGGTGAATTAATTTCATTCGATGCGGATAAAGAAGATGGAGAGTCCTGGGAATGGAGTTTTGGAGAAAACGGTGGAACAGATGCGCTTGATAAAAATCCTTCATACAAATTCAAATCAATTGGTGAAAAAAAGATAACGCTTATTGTAAATGGTGATGTGGAACACACCGCTGTTAAAACGATTTATGTAGCACCGAAAACAATCAAGGCCAAACAGAAAATAGATATGAAGTCTTATGAGTTTGAAAAACCTCACGTTGCCTTTTCTCTTCCTGTAGGTAATGCTCAAAAAGATCCATTGGTGGATATGCTGCAATATATTCCTGTGTCTCCAAAATCTAAATTGAAAAAGGATTCGATTTCTGTCGAAAATAAAGCCCCGGAGATTTCCAACGAGCAACTTCAGTTATTGCTTAATCAGGTTGCAGCCCAGCTCAAAACGAAAGATGATTTCAAGGATTATCTCTGTGGTAGATATGATATTCCTGTCGTTGCAAATGATAAAAAATTAATTCCTTTTGAGCAGTTCTGCCAGTTGATTGCTGGTAAGAAAATAAAAATTACGGCACTAAGAATTAACAAAGACCAAAAAAACTGCATCCAAAACCTGAATATTCAATATAAAGTGAAGAAATATATGGTTTGGATGAAGGAGTAA
- a CDS encoding DDE-type integrase/transposase/recombinase, giving the protein MNQNFQVKNNKEVWVSDINYIRTGQGWLYLTTVIDLFDRKVIGWSLSETMKAQDTSIAALKMARPHRPLQDHDNLIFHSDRGIQYACTEFTSMVGKNITRSMSGKGNCYDNAVAESFLNSEN; this is encoded by the coding sequence CTGAATCAAAATTTTCAGGTTAAAAACAACAAAGAGGTCTGGGTCTCTGATATTAACTATATCCGTACAGGTCAGGGTTGGCTGTATCTCACTACGGTCATTGATCTGTTTGACAGAAAGGTTATAGGTTGGTCATTGAGTGAGACGATGAAGGCTCAGGATACTAGTATTGCCGCCTTGAAAATGGCACGGCCTCACCGTCCTTTACAGGATCATGACAATTTAATTTTCCATTCGGACAGGGGAATACAATATGCGTGCACAGAATTTACTTCAATGGTAGGAAAAAACATTACCCGAAGCATGAGTGGAAAGGGAAATTGCTATGATAATGCTGTAGCGGAGAGTTTTTTAAACTCTGAAAACTGA
- a CDS encoding HPF/RaiA family ribosome-associated protein — MKISVQAIGLTPHEPLESHVDKKVSKLNTFYDKLQECKVFLKVENNSDKSNKTTELILVVPGEDIVVKKTSTSFEESLDQCVDAAKKLLIKKKELA, encoded by the coding sequence ATGAAGATTTCAGTACAAGCAATCGGCTTAACTCCACACGAACCGCTAGAGTCACACGTTGACAAAAAAGTAAGCAAGCTTAATACGTTTTACGACAAGCTTCAGGAATGCAAAGTGTTCTTAAAAGTTGAAAACAATTCAGACAAATCCAATAAGACGACAGAGCTTATTTTGGTCGTTCCGGGTGAAGATATCGTTGTTAAAAAGACAAGTACAAGTTTTGAAGAAAGTTTAGACCAATGTGTTGATGCAGCTAAGAAACTGTTAATCAAGAAAAAAGAATTAGCATAG